The Streptomyces sp. HUAS MG91 sequence GTCGCGATCGTCGGCATGGGGCTGCGGCTGCCCGGCGCCGCCGACCCCGCGGCTCTGTGGGACCTGCTCAGCCATCCTCGGGACCCGTTCAGCCCGCCCGGCACGCGCTACCGGCAGTCGCACTTCCTCCGCGAGGACCGCGGCGAACCCGACCGCACGTACTCCCCCGTCGCGGGCTTCATCCACGACACTCCCGGCCCCGAGGACGCACCCCACGAGGTCCGCTGGCTGCGGCAGTGCGCCCGACAGGCCACGGCCGGTGTCCACACCCGTCCCGGCGACCGCTCCGTCTGCGTGGTCGGGGCCTGGCCGGGCGGCAGCCAGAGCCTGCTGCACACCGCCATGACCGACCTGGTGGTACGGGAGTGGGCGAGCGTCGCCGACAGCGCGGAGGGAACGGGGCCGGACGGCGATGAGTTGGCCGTGCGGGCGGCTCTGGCCACCGCCCTGCCCCAGTCCCGCCCCGGCGCCCCGGAGGCCGCCGACGCCGTACACGCGGCGCTGCGCGGACTCCTCCCGCACGACCCTTCGGTCCTCACCGTCGACACCGCCTGCTCGTCCTCCCTCTACGCCCTGGACATCGGCGCCAAGATCCTTCGCTCCGGCCGCGCCGACATGGCACTCTGCGGCGGTGTCTCCGTCCTCGAACCCACCATGTCGGTGCTGTTCTCCGCCATCGGCGGACTCTCCGCGACCGGGCGGCTGCTGGCCCTGGACGCGGAGGCCGACGGCACCCTGTTCAGCGATGCCGCCGTGCTATTGACCCTGAAACGACTCTCCCGCGCTCAGACGGACGGTGACACGGTGCTGGCCGTCCTGGCCGGCTTCGGTGCCGCCGCGGACGGTCGGGGGCGCTCGATCGCCGCCCCCAACCCCTCCGGGCAGATCCGCGCGGTGCGCCGGGCCCGCGAGGAACGGGGGCTCGGGCCCGAAGACATCGACTGGGTCGTGGCCCACGCCACCGGGACCAGGGCAGGCGACGCGGCGGAGATCAAGGCACTGGAACAGGAGGCGCCCGCAGACGGCTGGTCCTGCACCGCCACCAAATCCCTTGTGGGCCATGCAGGTTGGGCCTCCGGCACCGCATCTGTCGCCCACGTCCTCCTGGCTCTGCGCCACCACGCGATCCCGGCTCAGCCCGGCTTCCGACGCTCCGCCCATCCGCTGGGCCGGCTCGACATCCCCACCACCTCCCGGGTCTGGAAGGCCCGTCCGAACCGTCCGCGCACCGCCGCCGTCTCGGCATTCGGCTTCGGCGGCACCAACGCCCACCTGTTGCTCAGCGAGGCAGTACCGCCGCAGCCGCCGGTGTCCGCGCCACGGCCCGCGCAGGCCGACCCTCTGGTTCTGGTCGCCTGGAGCGCACACCTGCCGGGAACACCTTCCACCGAGGCGGTGAGGGCCTGGCTGAACGGAACCGGCCCCGCGCCCGCCGCACGGTTCGACGACACGGCGCCGCCCTTCGCGGCCGTCGGCCTTCCGGCCCCCACCGTCCGGGCGATCGACCGGGCCCAGACCATCGCGCTGGAAACGGCCCACCGTTTCGCTGCCGAGCACGGCCCCCTGTGGGAGCCCGTACGTGAACGCACCGCGGTCATCGCAGCCCACAGCGGGCTGCCCAGCACCCTCGTGGACTACGCCCTGCGCGCACACGCGGACACCCTCACCGCGGCGCTGCGCGACCACCCCGGCGCAACCGCGGCCACCCGAAGGGTCCTTGAGCTCGCCAGGGACCGCACCCCCGCGGCGGGTCCCGACGCGATGCCCGGCGTCCTGCCCAACGTCATCCCCTCCCGTCTCGCCGCCCGTTACGACCTGCGGGGCGCCAGCATCTGCGTCGACACCGGACGCACCTCGGCCGCCACCGCCCTCGACACCGCCGCCGCCTACGTGACCTCCGGTGAGATGGACCTCGCCCTCGTCCTGGCGGTGGACGCCGGATCCCTGCACACAGGTCCGCACGGCACCACTCACGCGGCCGCCCAGGGCGCCTTCCTCCTGGCCCTCGCCCTCGCGTCCACCGCGCGCCGCCACGCGTGGCCGGTGCTGACCCGTCTCACGCCCGCGACGGAACTGGCGGGATCCGCCGTCGACGCCGCTCCCCTCCCTTCCGCCGCCGAATCGGCTGCCTCAGCAGCCGGGGAGGTCGCCGCGGGCGGTTTCCACGCCGCCGCCGAGGCAGTCACCCTGCTGGCCCGCCTCGGGGCGGCCGCCCCCTCCCCCGCCCCGACCCTCACCCTCCCGCCCCCGGGCGCACCCCCGGCCCGGCCCGGGCCCGACTCGGCGGGCCACCTCACCGCCCGGCACGTCACACGTCGTCGCCCCGCGCCCTGGCAGGCCGCCGAGGATCCAGGGACGGTCGCCGCGCTGCCCGCCCGCGCACTGGTCCTCACCGACCACGCGCCGACCGCCGCCCGCCTGCGCGGACTGACACGGAACGCCGAAGTCACCCTGCTGTGCACCGACCCGGACGCTCCACCGGAGCTCCGTCCCGGGCCACTCCCGGCGTTGTACACCGCGGTCGACCGCGCCGACGGACATGTCCGTGTGGTGGCCCGCCCGCACGCGTGGCCCGCGCCGCCCGGTCCGGCAGCCGAGGCCCTCCAGGAACTCCTGCTGAACGCACTCGCCCGGACGCGCGCCAACCAGACGACGGGTTCGCTGGGCGCCGTCGTCGTGGCTCCGGCCGAACACCCTCAGGCAGCCGTGTTCACCGCTCTCGTCCCCGTCCTGCGTGCCGACCACCCGCGCCTGCCGGTCCGCGTCGTCGCCTCCGGCACCGATGACGCGACGCTCGCCTGGGAACGGCTCGGGCGCGAGTGGCACAGCGCCGACCGCGCCGTCGCCGTCTGGTATCACGACGGCCGACGTCATCGGCACGAACTCGTGCCGGAACCTCTGCCCCCTGCACCGTCGGCCGGGCCGCTCGGTCCCGACGGCCGGGGCCCACACGTCGTCGTCGCCAGCGGTGGGGCGGGCGGAGTCACCACCGCGCTCCTGACAGCTCTCGCCGAGGCCGGTCACGCGGAGGCAGTCTGGCTCCTGGGTACCACCGACCTGGACCGGCTTCCCCGAGAGGTACTGACCGCGACCGACGAACAGATCCCGGCCCTGCGCGCGGAACTGATCGCCCATCACCTACGGACCACCAGGCCAGGGGTCGCCGAGGCCGCGCGTCTGGCCGACCGCACCCTCGCGGGCCGCCGGGCGGCGCTCAACCTGGCCCGCCTGCGCTCCGTCGCGGACCGGACCGCCGTGCACTACGTCGTGTGCGACATCACCGACCCCGACGCCACCGCGGCAGCGGCCCGGCAGGTCCGAACCCGGCACGACCGGGTGGATCTGTTCCTCCACGCCGCCACCCGCAGCCGTACCGCCCCTCTCGAACGCAAGAGTCCGGCGGACTTCCGCCTCGTCCGCGCCGTCAAGATCACTGGATATCACCTGCTGCGGGAGGCGTTCGCCGAACTCAGGCCACGTCTGTGGTGCAACATCGCGTCCGTGGCCGCCGTCCACCCCCTGCGCGGCGAAATCGACTACGGGCCCGCCAACGCCTACCTGGCCGCCGCGGCCGACCATCCCGACAGCACCGGCGAGATCACGCTCGGCTTCCCGCTGTGGAGCGAGAGCGGCTACTTCGCCGCCCAGCCCGACCTCGCCGCCCGCGTGGCCGCACACGGGCGCCTCACCGGCATCACCGACGCAGAGGGCGTGGCCCACTTCCTCGCGGAAATCGCTCCGGATCGCGGTGGTCCCGCCGCCGGGGTCTATCTCGGCACACGTGAACGCGAGCTGATGCGGGAGGAGTTGCCGGGGTTGCTGGCACAGGAGGAGGGTCGGGCAACCGACGCTCGGCGCGGGGCGTCGGCGGGAGCGACAGTGACGGCGGCCCCTGCCGAGGACGAGTCCCCCGCCTTCCTCACCGCCGCGGCCCGCCCCGGACCGGAGGGCGGCGTTCGCTGGGAACTCGACCTGGACGGTCCCGACCACGACTACCTCGCCCACCACACGGTGCGGGGCCGTCCCGCCGTGCCGGGCACCTTTCTGCTGGCCGCCGCCGCGGAGGCCGCGCTCGCCCTCCACCCCGGCAGCACACCCACCCGGATCGTCGACGCCTCCTTCAACGCCTTCGTACGCCCGTCCCACGGGCGCACCCGCCACACCTACACCCTGTCGGCCCGCACCCTGCCCGGCTCCGGCCCCACGACGGTCGTCGTCGACATCCACGGCCAGATGGAACTGGGCGACCACCGGCCGCCCGACCGGCACCACTTCCGCGCCCATATCGTTCTGGACGACCCGAACACGGTCGTGCACCGAGACCCCGCCCCCGACGATCCAGGTCTGTCGGGTCGGAACCTGCCACCGGACCCGTACTACTTCGCGACCTCACCCGTCCATCTGACCGGCCCGTTCGCCAACACCTGGCGCTGGCGCGACACCGAGCGCGGACCGACCTCACTGTGGCGCCCGAGCGCGGAGTCCTTCAGCCGGCATCCCTTGCTGTCCCGGCTTCCCGTTCCCGCCTTGCTGCTGTGCGCCGTGCTGCGCACCCGTACGCTCCGGCCCAACGCCGCCGGTGGTCACGATGTCGTCGCGCCACGCCACATCGACCGCATCGACCTGGGCGACCCCGGCTCCGACCAGCACATGGCCCGTATCCACCCTCAGGGCCTCACCCTGCACCACGACACCGACGACAACAGCTACAGCGCCGCCGACACGGAGGGACTCGTGCTGGTGCACATCAGCGGATTCACCGGCGCCGTGCTACCGAGCACGCCCCCGGCAGGGGCGCGCAGGCAATGAGCACGCGCGCAGAGAGCTCCCTCGCCGGGCGCGCGGGGCGATCTGTTGGAGCGGGCATGTTTCTCGCTATGCGATGTCGGGAGCTCGCCCGGCCGCGGTACCCGGAGGTCGTTCCCCTTCGAGCCTTACGGGGACGTCCAGCCTGCCGTTGAGCATCAGCGACGGAAAGTGCTCCAAGGCATCGTCCGGGACAGCGAGGGCGATGTCGGGGAAACGGGCGAAGAGGGCGGGAAGTGCGACGGTCGCCTCCAGGCGGGCGAGGGGCGCGCCCAGGCACATGTGGGGGCCGTGGCCGAAGCTGGTGTGCCCGCCCTGAGGGCGGCGGGTGACGTCGAAGGTGTCGGCGTCGGGGCCGTAGCGGTCGGGATCGCGGCCCATGGCGAGGTAGTTGAGCAGCAGGGGATCGCCGCGGCGGACGGCGGCGTCGCCGATCCGGGTGTCTTCGGTGGCGTAGCGGGCAAAGAAGGTGGCGATAGGAGCGTCGTAACGAAGCAGCTCCTCGATAGCGCCCGGCCACAGGTCGGGGCGCTCGTGCAGAAGCCGGCGTTGCTCGGGGTGGTTGAGCAGGGCCCGCAGGCCGTGGACGAGGACGTGCACGGTGGTCTCGTGGCCGGCGCCAATCATCACCAGGAGTGTGCCGATCATCTCCTCATCGGTGTACGACTCGTCGCCCTCCTGCGCCAGCAGGGCGCTGACCAGATCGTCCCGCGGTTCTACGCGTTTGAGGGCGACGAGCTCGG is a genomic window containing:
- a CDS encoding cytochrome P450; this translates as MSLARPALKIRATDSDLHNQAALLRAVGPLAPVELPGGIPAWVVTSDRLGRSLLKDARFVKDINVWGAWQRGEVPRDWPLLSVVDTPRSMITVDGAEHRRLRTPLARTLTPARVAGLRDQVTAIVAEQLGELAAAAAGSADGTADYRTAYAFPIPMKVIGLLLGIPAAWHDALRVQFEDFFSEAVSPDRKSAAVLGIQSMTAELVALKRVEPRDDLVSALLAQEGDESYTDEEMIGTLLVMIGAGHETTVHVLVHGLRALLNHPEQRRLLHERPDLWPGAIEELLRYDAPIATFFARYATEDTRIGDAAVRRGDPLLLNYLAMGRDPDRYGPDADTFDVTRRPQGGHTSFGHGPHMCLGAPLARLEATVALPALFARFPDIALAVPDDALEHFPSLMLNGRLDVPVRLEGERPPGTAAGRAPDIA
- a CDS encoding SDR family oxidoreductase — translated: MSTRRPARTPAPDPVAIVGMGLRLPGAADPAALWDLLSHPRDPFSPPGTRYRQSHFLREDRGEPDRTYSPVAGFIHDTPGPEDAPHEVRWLRQCARQATAGVHTRPGDRSVCVVGAWPGGSQSLLHTAMTDLVVREWASVADSAEGTGPDGDELAVRAALATALPQSRPGAPEAADAVHAALRGLLPHDPSVLTVDTACSSSLYALDIGAKILRSGRADMALCGGVSVLEPTMSVLFSAIGGLSATGRLLALDAEADGTLFSDAAVLLTLKRLSRAQTDGDTVLAVLAGFGAAADGRGRSIAAPNPSGQIRAVRRAREERGLGPEDIDWVVAHATGTRAGDAAEIKALEQEAPADGWSCTATKSLVGHAGWASGTASVAHVLLALRHHAIPAQPGFRRSAHPLGRLDIPTTSRVWKARPNRPRTAAVSAFGFGGTNAHLLLSEAVPPQPPVSAPRPAQADPLVLVAWSAHLPGTPSTEAVRAWLNGTGPAPAARFDDTAPPFAAVGLPAPTVRAIDRAQTIALETAHRFAAEHGPLWEPVRERTAVIAAHSGLPSTLVDYALRAHADTLTAALRDHPGATAATRRVLELARDRTPAAGPDAMPGVLPNVIPSRLAARYDLRGASICVDTGRTSAATALDTAAAYVTSGEMDLALVLAVDAGSLHTGPHGTTHAAAQGAFLLALALASTARRHAWPVLTRLTPATELAGSAVDAAPLPSAAESAASAAGEVAAGGFHAAAEAVTLLARLGAAAPSPAPTLTLPPPGAPPARPGPDSAGHLTARHVTRRRPAPWQAAEDPGTVAALPARALVLTDHAPTAARLRGLTRNAEVTLLCTDPDAPPELRPGPLPALYTAVDRADGHVRVVARPHAWPAPPGPAAEALQELLLNALARTRANQTTGSLGAVVVAPAEHPQAAVFTALVPVLRADHPRLPVRVVASGTDDATLAWERLGREWHSADRAVAVWYHDGRRHRHELVPEPLPPAPSAGPLGPDGRGPHVVVASGGAGGVTTALLTALAEAGHAEAVWLLGTTDLDRLPREVLTATDEQIPALRAELIAHHLRTTRPGVAEAARLADRTLAGRRAALNLARLRSVADRTAVHYVVCDITDPDATAAAARQVRTRHDRVDLFLHAATRSRTAPLERKSPADFRLVRAVKITGYHLLREAFAELRPRLWCNIASVAAVHPLRGEIDYGPANAYLAAAADHPDSTGEITLGFPLWSESGYFAAQPDLAARVAAHGRLTGITDAEGVAHFLAEIAPDRGGPAAGVYLGTRERELMREELPGLLAQEEGRATDARRGASAGATVTAAPAEDESPAFLTAAARPGPEGGVRWELDLDGPDHDYLAHHTVRGRPAVPGTFLLAAAAEAALALHPGSTPTRIVDASFNAFVRPSHGRTRHTYTLSARTLPGSGPTTVVVDIHGQMELGDHRPPDRHHFRAHIVLDDPNTVVHRDPAPDDPGLSGRNLPPDPYYFATSPVHLTGPFANTWRWRDTERGPTSLWRPSAESFSRHPLLSRLPVPALLLCAVLRTRTLRPNAAGGHDVVAPRHIDRIDLGDPGSDQHMARIHPQGLTLHHDTDDNSYSAADTEGLVLVHISGFTGAVLPSTPPAGARRQ